Part of the Micromonospora rhizosphaerae genome is shown below.
CTCGACCACGAAGATGCCGCCGACCACCAGCGCGGTGACGCCGTAGATCGGGCTCATCCCCAGCGGCCAGACGGCCAGCGAGGAGAGCAGGGTCAGCCAGGAGAAGATGATGATCTCGGCATTGACCCGTCGCACGGAGGCCACCACCGGCAGCATCGGGATGCCGGCCCGGGCGTAGTCGGCCTTGTACTTGATGGCGAGCGCGTAGAAGTGCGGCATCTGCCAGAAGAAGACCACCGCGAACAGGCCCCACGCGGCGGGGGCCAGCGAGCCGGTGACCGCGGCCCAGCCGATCAGCACCGGCGCCGCCCCGCACACCCCGCCCCAGAAGGTGTTCTGCGCCGTGGTCCGCTTGAGCCAGAGCGTGTAGACCAGGTCGTAGTAGGCGATCGCCGCCAGGGTCAGCCCGGCCGCCAGCAGGTTGGTGAACACGGCCATCAGGGCGACCGACACCACCGCCAGCACCAGCCCGAAGACCAGCGCGTTGCGCGGCGACACGGTGTGCGCGGGCAGCGGACGGCGCTTGGTGCGCCGCATCAACTGGTCGATGTCCCGGTCGATGTAGCAGTTCAGCACGCTGGCCGCGCCGGCGGCGAGGGAGCCGCCGACCAGCACTACGGCCACCAGCCAGAGCGGGGGCATCCCCCCGTCGGCGAGCATCATCGCCGGCACGGTGGTAACCAGGAGCAGCTCGACGATCCGCGGCTTGGTCAGCGCGACGTACGCGGAGACGACGGCCCGGACGTCCCGACGGCCGCTCGCCGACGCCTCGGCCACCGTGCGCACCGGCGGCTGCCCGGCAGGGTTGCTGACGGGGCGCTCGGTGATCATGCTCACGGATTGCCACCTTCCGGCGTCGGCAGGGGGGGTCGGGGTCGGCCGGACCCGTCCCGGGTCCACACACCGCCCCACAGACTACGCGTCGTCGTTTGCGCTGCCCGGGCGACCCGAGAACGGTGCGGGCCGTCACAGTCGGAGCTGACCGACCGATCCGTCCGGACCCGTACAGACGAGCATGCACTGATCCCCGGGCGGACGTTTAGGACCGCTCGATAGGGTCATCAGTGAGGGTTCCGCCCATCTGCCGAGGAGCACAACGATCGTGGCTGCCAACCGACCCGAGCAACCCGCACTCAACTGGTCCGACCTCGACCGCAGGGCCGTCGACACGGTCCGCGTGCTGGCCATGGACGCCGTGGAGAAATCCGGCAACGGCCACCCGGGCACGGCGATGAGCCTCGCGCCCGCGGCGTACCTGCTCTTCAACCGGGTCATGCGGCACAACCCGGCCGACCCGAACTGGCCCGGCCGGGACCGCTTCGTGCTCTCCGCCGGGCACTCCAGCCTGACCCTCTACATCCAGCTCTTCCTCTCCGGCTACCCGCTGAGCCTGCAGGACCTCCAGTCGCTGCGCCAGTGGGGCTCGCTCACCCCGGGCCACCCGGAGCACGGGCACACCCCGGGCGTGGAGACCACCACCGGGCCGCTCGGCCAGGGCATGGGCAACGCGGTCGGCATGGCGATGGCGGCGCGCCGCGAGCGCGGCCTCTTCGACCCGGAGTCCGAGGCCGGCGAGTCGGTCTTCGACCACGACATCTGGTGCATCGCCTCGGACGGCGACATCGAGGAGGGCATCAGCCACGAGGCCAGCTCCCTCGCCGGCCACCAGCAGCTGGGCAACCTCACGGTGATCTACGACGACAACGAGATCTCCATCGAGGACGACACCCGGATCGCCAAGAGCGAGGACGTCGCGGCCCGCTACGAGGCGTACGGGTGGCACGTGCAGACCGTCGACTGGCGCCGCGGCGACGCCGACCAGGGCGACTACCACGAGGACGTGGAGGCGCTCTACCGGGCGCTGCTGGCCGCCAAGGCGGAAACCGCCCGCCCCTCCTTCATCGCGCTGCGCACCATCATCGGCTGGCCCGCGCCGAACAAGAAGAACACCGGCAAGATCCACGGCTCGGCGCTCGGCGCCGACGAGGTGGCCGCCACGAAGCAGATCCTCGGCTTCGACCCGGCGAAGAGCTTCGAGGTCGACGAGGAGGTGCTCGACCACGCCCGAACGGTGATGGGCCGGGGCGCCGCCGCCCAGCAGGAGTGGAACGGCGCCTTCGAGGCCTGGGCCAAGGCCAACCCGGAGCGCAGGGCGCTCTACGACCGGATGGCCGCTCGGGCGCTCCCCCAGGGCTGGGCGGACGCCCTGCCGACCTTCCCCGCCGACGCCAAGGGCATCGCCACCCGGGCCGCCTCCGGCAAGGTCCTCGAGGCGCTCGCGCCGGTGCTGCCGGAGCTCTGGGGTGGCTCGGCCGACCTGGCGGAGAGCAACAACACCACGATGAAGGGCGAGCCGTCCTTCATCCCGGCGAACCATGCCACCAAGGACTTCCCCGGCCACGAGTACGGCCGCACGCTGCACTTCGGCATCCGTGAGCACGCCATGGGCGCCATCCTCAACGGCATCGCCCTGCACGGCGGCACCCGCCCGTACGGCGGCACGTTCCTGGTGTTCAGCGACTACATGCGCCCGTCCGTCCGACTCGCCGCGCTGATGAAGCTGCCGGTGGTCTACGTCTGGACGCACGACTCGATCGGCCTCGGCGAGGACGGGCCGACCCACCAGCCGGTGGAGCAGGTGACCGCGCTGCGGGCCATCCCCGGCCTGGACGTGGTCCGCCCGGCCGACGCGAACGAGACCGCCTGGGCGTGGCGGCAGGCGCTGGAGCACACCGACCGGCCGACCGCGCTGGCGCTCAGCCGCCAGCCGCTGCCGACCCTCGACCGCGACCAGCTGGCCGGCGCCGAGGGCGTCGCCAAGGGCGGGTACGTGCTGGCCGAGGCGTCCACCGGCAGGCCGCAGGTGATCCTCGTCGGCACCGGCTCCGAGGTGCAGCTCTGCCTCACCGCGCGGGAGCGGCTGGAGGCCAGCGGCACGCCGACCCGGGTCGTCTCGATGCCCTGCCAGGAGTGGTTCTTCGAGCAGGACGAGGCGTACCGGGAGTCGGTCCTGCCACGCGGGGTAAAGGCACGGGTGAGCGTGGAGGCGGGCATCGCCATGTCCTGGCGCGCCATCGTCGGCGACTGCGGCGAGAGCGTCAGCCTGGAGCACTACGGGGCGAGCGCCCCGCACACCGTGCTCTTCGAGCAGTTCGGCTTCACCCCCGACCGGATCGTGGCGGCCGCACACGCGGCGCTGACCCGGGTGGGCGACATCACCGGTAACCCGACCGGCAACTGAGGGGAGCGTGGAGGGGATGACGGACAGGCTGGCTGAGCTCAGCGCCACGGGTGTGGCGATCTGGCTCGACGATCTTTCGCGGGTGCGGCTGAGCACCGGCGGGCTGGACCAACTGCGCCGGGAGAAGCACGTGGCCGGGGTGACCTCGAACCCGACCATCTTCGCCAAGGCGCTCAGCGCCGCCGACGAGTACAACTGGCAGCTGAAGGACCTGGCCGTCCGCGGGGTGGACGTCGAGGAGGCGGCCCGCATGCTCACCACGTACGACGTGCGGTGGGCCTGCGACGTGATGCGGCCGTCATACGAGAAGAGCGCCGGCATCGACGGCCGGGTCTCCCTCGAGGTGGACCCGCGGCTGGCCCACGAGACGGAGAAGACGGTCGCCGAGGCGAAGGCGCTGTGGTGGCTGGTCGACCGGCCGAACCTCTTCATCAAGATCCCGGCCACCCTGGAGGGCCTGCCGGCGATCACCGCGACCCTGGCCGAGGGGATCAGCGTCAACGTGACGCTGATCTTCGGCCTGGACCGGTACTCCCAGGTGATGGACGCCTTCCTCGCCGGCCTGGAGCAGGCGAAGGCGAACGGCCACGACCTGTCGAAGATGGGCTCGGTGGCCTCGTTCTTCGTCTCCCGGGTCGACAGCGAGGTCGATAAGCGGCTGGAGAAGATCGGCTCCGACCAGGCCAAGGCGTTGTGTGGCAAGGCCGCGATCGCCAACGCCCGGCTGGCGTATGAGCGCTACTGCGAGGTCTTCTCCTCGGACCGCTGGCAGGCCCTGGCCGACGCCGGCGCCCACCCGCAGCGCCCGCTCTGGGCCTCCACCTCGACGAAGAACCCGAACTACCGGGACGTCATGTACGTCGAGGAGCTGATCGCCCCCGGCACGGTGAACACCATGCCGGAGCCGACCATCCACGCCGTCGCCGACCACGGTGAGGTCCGGGGCGACACCATCACCGGCGCGTACGACGATGCCCGCAAGGTCTTCGCCGACCTGAAGTCGGTCGGCGTCGACATGGCCGACGTGGTCGCCGTGCTGGAGCGGGAGGGCGTGGAGAAGTTCGCGGCCAGCTGGCTGGAGCTGCTCGACGGCGTACGCAAGTCGCTCGCCGCGGCCGGCCAGGGCAGCGGCAAGCCCGGCGCGGCCGCAAAGGGCAGCGCCCAGGCCGCCGAGCAGGCCGGGGGCAACGCGTGACGAACGGCGCCGGACGCGCCCCGGGGCGACCCGGGGCGCGCCACCCCGTTCCCGGGCCCGGCGGGGTGGCGTCGTGAGCGACCTGCTGGCCGGGCCGGCGGAGGCAGCCGCCGGGCTGACCGTGTACGGCGCGGACCCGGTCGACCGGTCCGCGCCCGCGTCCGCCCGGGAAGCCCTGGTGGCGCGGGGCTCTCCGGCCAAGCTGGCGGCGAAGGACCCGACGCTGTGGGGCCCGGAGGCCGAGGCGACGGCGCGGATCCGCCTGGGCTGGCTGGACACCCACCGCCGCAGCCGGGAGCTGCTCCCCCAGCTCGCCGAGCTGACCGAGGAGCTGGCCGAGCTGGACCACGTGGTGCTCGCCGGGATGGGCGGCTCGTCGCTCGCCCCCGAGGTCATCGCGCGCAGCCTGGGCCGGCCGCTGACCGTGCTGGACACCACCGACCCCGGACAGGTGCGGGCGACGCTGGCGGACCGGCTGGAGCGCACCGTGGTGGTGATCTCCAGCAAGTCGGGCTCGACGGTGGAGACCGACGCCCACCGGCGCACGTACTGGCAGGCGTTCCTCGACGCCGGCATGACCGAGTCGGAGGCCGCCCGACACTTCGTGGTGGTCACCGACCCGGATTCGCCGCTCGCGGCGACCGCCGCCGAGATGGGCCCGCTCACCATCAACGCCGACCCCGAGGTGGGCGGCCGGTACTCGGCGCTGACCGCGTTCGGCCTGGTCCCGACCGCGCTGGCCGGGGTCTCCGTGACAGAACTGCTCGACGAGGCCGAGGCGCTGTCGCCGGCGCTGGGCCGGGACCGGGACAACCCCGGCCTGGCCCTGGGTGCCGCCCTGGCCGCGGCCGCCACCGTCGGACGGGACAAGGTCGCCCTGGTCGCCGACGGCACCGGAATCGATGGCCTGGGCGACTGGATCGAGCAGCTGATCGCCGAGTCCACCGGGAAGGCCGGGGTCGGCATCCTGCCCGTGGTGGTGGAGTCCCCGCAGGCCCCCGTCGCCGCCGGCCCGGACGTGCTGACCGTGACCTACGGCGGGGCACTGACCGCCGGGGACGTGCCCGGTGGCGGCTGCGACCCGGACGTGGCGGTCAACGGCCCGCTCGGCGCCCACTTCCTGACCTGGGAGTACGCCACCGCGATCGCCAGCGTGGTGCTCGGCGTCAACCCGTTCGACCAGCCGAACGTCACCGAGAGCAAGGAGAACACCGACCGCATCCTCGCCTCGGGCCCGCCGGCGGAGACGCCGTCGTTCACCGAGGGCGCGATCGAGGTGTACACCCCACCGGGCGCCCCGGGTGACCTGACCGGTGTGCTGCGCCGGCTCCTCGACGGGCTCGCCGACGACGGCTACCTGGCCGTCATGGCGTTCCTCGACCGGCACGCCGACGCCGCGCTGGCCGGCCTGCGCCCGCTGCTGGCCCGGGCGACCCGCCGGCCGGTCACCTTCGGGTGGGGGCCGCGCTTCCTGCACTCCACCGGGCAGTACCACAAGGGCGGCCCGCCGCTCGGCAGCTATCTTCAGGTGACCGGCGCGGTCGCCGATGATCTGCCGGTGCCCGGGCGCCCGTACTCCTTCGGACAGCTGCAGGCGGCCCAGGCCGCCGGCGACCGGCAGGCCCTGGCCGGCCGGGGGCGTCCGGTGCTGCGACTGCACCTGACCGAGCGGGCGGCGGGGGTCGCCCAGCTGCTCGAGGCGGCCGGACGGACACTGACGTGACGATGAATGACGTAATCCAGCGGAGCGAGGAGGCGGCATGAACCCGCTGCGCGAGCCACAGGACCGGCGGCTGCCGCGGATTCCGGAGTCGTGCGCTCTGGTGATCTTCGGGGTCACCGGTGACCTGGCCCGAAAGAAACTGCTGCCGGCGGTCTACGACCTGGCCAACCGGGGGCTGCTGCCGCCCGGTTTCGTGGTCCTCGGCTTCGCCCGGCGGGACTGGGGCGACGGCGACTTCGAGTCGGTCGCCCACGACGCGGCGAAGAAACACGCCCGTACCCCGTGGCGGGAGGAGGTCTGGTCCCGGCTGGCCGGCAACATCAAGTTCGTCGGCGGCTCGTTCGACGACGACGCCGCCTTCGACCACCTCGCGGCGACGCTCGACGAGCTGCGCGACAGCCACGGCATCCCCGGCAACGCCGCCTTCTACTTCTCCATCCCGCCGGCGGCCTTCCCCGTGGTGCTCAAGCAGCTCGCCCGCACCGGCATGGCGGACAACGCCAAGTCCGGCGGCTGGCGGCGGGTGGTGGTGGAGAAGCCGTTCGGCAACGACCTGCCCTCGGCGAAGGCGCTCAACGACCTGGTCGACGACGTCTTCACCCGCGAGGACGTCTTCCGGATCGACCACTACCTGGGCAAGGAGACGGTCCAGAACATCCTCGCCCTGCGGTTCTCGAACAACCTGTTCGAGCCGCTGTGGAACGGCAAGTACGTCGACTCGGTGCAGATCACCATGGCCGAGGATGTCGGCATCGGCACCCGGGCCGGCTTCTACGACTCCGCCGGCGCGGCCCGGGACGTGCTGCAGAACCACCTGCTCCAGCTGCTGGCGCTGGTGGCGATGGAGGAGCCGACCAGCTTCGACGCCGACGAGATCCGGACCGAGAAGCTCAAGGTGCTCAAGGCGATCACCGTGCCGAAGGACGTGGCCCGGTACACCGTCCGGGGCCAGTACCTGCCCGGCTGGGTCGCCGGCGAACGCGCCGTCGGCTACCTGGAGGAGCGGGGCGTCCCAAAGGACTCCACCACGGAGACCTACGTGGCGGTCCGGCTCGGCATCCAGAACCGGCGCTGGGCCGAGGTGCCCTTCTACATCCGGGCCGGCAAGCGGCTGCCCCGGCGGGTCACCGAGGTGGCCATCATCTTCAAGAAGGCGCCGCACCTGCCGTTCAATCCGGCGGACGTGGAGTCGCTCGGCAGCAACCAGCTGGTCATCCGGGTCCAGCCGGACGAGGGCGTGGTGCTGAAGTTCGGCTCCAAGGTGCCCGGCACCGCGATGGAGGTCCGCGACATCGCGATGGACTTCCAGTACGGCGAGGCGTTCACCGAGTCCAGCCCGGAGGCGTACGAGCGGCTGGTGCTGGACGTGCTGATCGGTGACCGCACCCTCTTCCCCGACGCCGCCGAGGTCGAGCAGAGCTGGGCGGTGGTGGACCCGCTGGAGCGCGCCTGGGCGGAAACGAAGCCAGAGCCGTACCGGGCCGGCGAGTGGGGCCCGCGGGCCGCCGACGAGATGCTGGCCCGCGAAGGCCGGGCCTGGCGGCGGGCGTGAGTAGTGTGAGCGAGCGGACCGGGAGGCTCCAGTGATCGGCCTGTGGGACACCACCGGCAACGAGGTGGTCAAGGCGCTCGCCGCCGAGCGGCGCAGCGCGGGCGGGGTGGCCAGCGGCATGGCGCTCACCCTGATCGTGGTGGTGGAGGAGAAGCGGGTCCGCGAGGCGGAGGCGGCGGCGACCATCGCGGCCGCCGCCCACCCGTGCCGGATCGTGATGGTGGTCCGCTCGGACATCGAGCGCGAGCGCAACCGGCTGGACGCGGAGATCGTGGTCGGCGGCCGGCTCGGCCCGTGCGAGGCGGTGGTGACCCGGATGTACGGCCGGCTCGCCCTGCACGCCGAGTCGGTGGTGCTGCCGCTGCTGGTGCCGGACGTGCCAGTGGTGACCTGGTGGCACGGCGAGCCGCCGGCCGAGATCGCGACCGACTTCCT
Proteins encoded:
- a CDS encoding heme o synthase, yielding MSMITERPVSNPAGQPPVRTVAEASASGRRDVRAVVSAYVALTKPRIVELLLVTTVPAMMLADGGMPPLWLVAVVLVGGSLAAGAASVLNCYIDRDIDQLMRRTKRRPLPAHTVSPRNALVFGLVLAVVSVALMAVFTNLLAAGLTLAAIAYYDLVYTLWLKRTTAQNTFWGGVCGAAPVLIGWAAVTGSLAPAAWGLFAVVFFWQMPHFYALAIKYKADYARAGIPMLPVVASVRRVNAEIIIFSWLTLLSSLAVWPLGMSPIYGVTALVVGGIFVVEAHKLCRRAARGEAVKPMRLFHWSTTYLTILFAAVALDALI
- the tkt gene encoding transketolase, whose protein sequence is MAANRPEQPALNWSDLDRRAVDTVRVLAMDAVEKSGNGHPGTAMSLAPAAYLLFNRVMRHNPADPNWPGRDRFVLSAGHSSLTLYIQLFLSGYPLSLQDLQSLRQWGSLTPGHPEHGHTPGVETTTGPLGQGMGNAVGMAMAARRERGLFDPESEAGESVFDHDIWCIASDGDIEEGISHEASSLAGHQQLGNLTVIYDDNEISIEDDTRIAKSEDVAARYEAYGWHVQTVDWRRGDADQGDYHEDVEALYRALLAAKAETARPSFIALRTIIGWPAPNKKNTGKIHGSALGADEVAATKQILGFDPAKSFEVDEEVLDHARTVMGRGAAAQQEWNGAFEAWAKANPERRALYDRMAARALPQGWADALPTFPADAKGIATRAASGKVLEALAPVLPELWGGSADLAESNNTTMKGEPSFIPANHATKDFPGHEYGRTLHFGIREHAMGAILNGIALHGGTRPYGGTFLVFSDYMRPSVRLAALMKLPVVYVWTHDSIGLGEDGPTHQPVEQVTALRAIPGLDVVRPADANETAWAWRQALEHTDRPTALALSRQPLPTLDRDQLAGAEGVAKGGYVLAEASTGRPQVILVGTGSEVQLCLTARERLEASGTPTRVVSMPCQEWFFEQDEAYRESVLPRGVKARVSVEAGIAMSWRAIVGDCGESVSLEHYGASAPHTVLFEQFGFTPDRIVAAAHAALTRVGDITGNPTGN
- the tal gene encoding transaldolase, translating into MTDRLAELSATGVAIWLDDLSRVRLSTGGLDQLRREKHVAGVTSNPTIFAKALSAADEYNWQLKDLAVRGVDVEEAARMLTTYDVRWACDVMRPSYEKSAGIDGRVSLEVDPRLAHETEKTVAEAKALWWLVDRPNLFIKIPATLEGLPAITATLAEGISVNVTLIFGLDRYSQVMDAFLAGLEQAKANGHDLSKMGSVASFFVSRVDSEVDKRLEKIGSDQAKALCGKAAIANARLAYERYCEVFSSDRWQALADAGAHPQRPLWASTSTKNPNYRDVMYVEELIAPGTVNTMPEPTIHAVADHGEVRGDTITGAYDDARKVFADLKSVGVDMADVVAVLEREGVEKFAASWLELLDGVRKSLAAAGQGSGKPGAAAKGSAQAAEQAGGNA
- a CDS encoding glucose-6-phosphate isomerase; translation: MSDLLAGPAEAAAGLTVYGADPVDRSAPASAREALVARGSPAKLAAKDPTLWGPEAEATARIRLGWLDTHRRSRELLPQLAELTEELAELDHVVLAGMGGSSLAPEVIARSLGRPLTVLDTTDPGQVRATLADRLERTVVVISSKSGSTVETDAHRRTYWQAFLDAGMTESEAARHFVVVTDPDSPLAATAAEMGPLTINADPEVGGRYSALTAFGLVPTALAGVSVTELLDEAEALSPALGRDRDNPGLALGAALAAAATVGRDKVALVADGTGIDGLGDWIEQLIAESTGKAGVGILPVVVESPQAPVAAGPDVLTVTYGGALTAGDVPGGGCDPDVAVNGPLGAHFLTWEYATAIASVVLGVNPFDQPNVTESKENTDRILASGPPAETPSFTEGAIEVYTPPGAPGDLTGVLRRLLDGLADDGYLAVMAFLDRHADAALAGLRPLLARATRRPVTFGWGPRFLHSTGQYHKGGPPLGSYLQVTGAVADDLPVPGRPYSFGQLQAAQAAGDRQALAGRGRPVLRLHLTERAAGVAQLLEAAGRTLT
- the zwf gene encoding glucose-6-phosphate dehydrogenase, which translates into the protein MNPLREPQDRRLPRIPESCALVIFGVTGDLARKKLLPAVYDLANRGLLPPGFVVLGFARRDWGDGDFESVAHDAAKKHARTPWREEVWSRLAGNIKFVGGSFDDDAAFDHLAATLDELRDSHGIPGNAAFYFSIPPAAFPVVLKQLARTGMADNAKSGGWRRVVVEKPFGNDLPSAKALNDLVDDVFTREDVFRIDHYLGKETVQNILALRFSNNLFEPLWNGKYVDSVQITMAEDVGIGTRAGFYDSAGAARDVLQNHLLQLLALVAMEEPTSFDADEIRTEKLKVLKAITVPKDVARYTVRGQYLPGWVAGERAVGYLEERGVPKDSTTETYVAVRLGIQNRRWAEVPFYIRAGKRLPRRVTEVAIIFKKAPHLPFNPADVESLGSNQLVIRVQPDEGVVLKFGSKVPGTAMEVRDIAMDFQYGEAFTESSPEAYERLVLDVLIGDRTLFPDAAEVEQSWAVVDPLERAWAETKPEPYRAGEWGPRAADEMLAREGRAWRRA